One segment of Sesamum indicum cultivar Zhongzhi No. 13 linkage group LG4, S_indicum_v1.0, whole genome shotgun sequence DNA contains the following:
- the LOC105160979 gene encoding LOW QUALITY PROTEIN: taxadien-5-alpha-ol O-acetyltransferase (The sequence of the model RefSeq protein was modified relative to this genomic sequence to represent the inferred CDS: inserted 3 bases in 2 codons) encodes MSSSLHVNDAVLITPSEPTPNHILQLSALDSQLFVRFTFEYLLVYKPRHGLDRAATTENVKSALGRALVPYYPLAGRVRNRVDGLGLEVVCRGQGAVFIDAISDSTVSEFDGAPRRRAQWRKFLSLXPLVVQLTWLSDGGATLGVGFNHCLCDGIGSGEFLNSFAELAIGKRGFNELSPKPMWGRHLLNPAAFGSTRGNPLSHPEFKSVPDLCGFSSRFVRERLTPTSVTFDENLLKELKKRTKFPCTSFEALSAHVWRSWARALNLPSNQIIKLVFSVNIRKRIESSLPNGYYGNAFVLGCVQICVRDLNVKGLGYAVXXXXRVGEEYVKEVVELVSSSPTSVDSTGVLIMTQWSRLGLESVDFGMGRPVQVGPVCCDKYCILLPVCNAANSVKVNLAVPSSAVDLYLYFLSNICA; translated from the exons atgtcaAGCTCTTTGCATGTAAACGACGCTGTTTTGATCACCCCTTCAGAGCCAACTCCAAACCACATTCTCCAGCTCTCTGCTTTGGACTCCCAGCTTTTCGTGCGGTTCACCTTCGAGTATTTGCTTGTTTACAAACCACGCCACGGGCTGGATAGAGCAGCCACCACCGAGAATGTGAAGTCGGCCTTGGGCCGGGCCCTCGTGCCTTACTACCCTCTAGCTGGGAGGGTGAGAAACCGGGTTGACGGGCTGGGCCTGGAAGTCGTCTGCCGAGGTCAAGGCGCGGTGTTCATAGACGCCATCTCGGACTCCACCGTCTCCGAATTCGACGGAGCCCCCAGGCGTAGGGCACAGTGGAGGAAGTTCTTGTCCCT CCCACTTGTTGTGCAGCTGACGTGGCTCTCGGATGGGGGCGCCACGCTAGGAGTTGGGTTTAACCACTGCTTGTGCGACGGCATTGGCAGCGGCGAGTTCCTCAACTCGTTCGCGGAGTTAGCCATCGGAAAGCGCGGTTTCAATGAGCTGAGCCCGAAACCGATGTGGGGTCGTCACCTCTTGAACCCGGCTGCATTCGGGTCGACTCGTGGTAACCCACTGAGTCATCCAGAGTTCAAAAGCGTACCCGATCTCTGTGGGTTCAGTTCTCGTTTTGTTCGAGAAAGATTGACTCCTACTTCAGTCACGTTCGAcgaaaatttgctaaaagaattaaagaagagGACGAAATTTCCATGCACGTCGTTCGAAGCGCTCTCGGCGCACGTGTGGAGGAGCTGGGCGCGAGCACTCAACCTACCGtccaatcaaataataaagctCGTTTTCAGCGTAAACATACGCAAACGAATAGAGTCGAGCCTGCCCAATGGCTACTACGGCAACGCATTCGTTTTAGGATGCGTGCAGATATGCGTTAGAGACTTGAACGTAAAGGGCTTGGGATACGCGG NNNNNNNNNAAAGAGTGGGGGAGGAGTACGTGAAAGAGGTGGTGGAATTGGTGAGTTCGAGCCCGACGAGTGTTGACTCGACAGGGGTGTTGATCATGACGCAATGGTCAAGGCTGGGGCTGGAGAGCGTGGATTTTGGGATGGGAAGGCCGGTCCAGGTGGGACCGGTTTGCTGCGACAAGTACTGCATATTGTTGCCGGTATGTAATGCGGCAAATTCGGTGAAAGTCAACTTAGCGGTCCCATCTAGTGCAGTAGATCtgtacttgtattttttgagTAACATTTGTGCTTGA
- the LOC105160978 gene encoding LOB domain-containing protein 21-like, translated as MWRVNTTIKGKAKRGIMKGHQEPRSSSSCAACKFLKRRCTPNCQFAPYFRSDEPKKFAKVHKVFGASNVSKILNEVAEEQREETVNSLVYEAEVRLQDPVYGCIGAIASLQHKMVELQHDLILARARLACYVDQQQRHSDSFFDIDHVNMAPLVDIQEPSAGVVDAFDYNALPFDQFSPFQFP; from the coding sequence ATGTGGAGAGTAAACACTACTATCAAAGGCAAAGCTAAGAGAGGCATTATGAAGGGTCATCAAGAACCTCGTTCAAGCTCTTCTTGTGCAGCCTGCAAGTTCTTGAAGAGAAGATGCACCCCAAATTGTCAATTCGCCCCGTATTTTCGCTCCGATGAGCCGAAAAAGTTTGCAAAAGTCCACAAGGTATTCGGAGCCAGCAACGTAAGCAAGATCCTGAACGAGGTGGCCGAGGAGCAACGGGAGGAGACAGTGAATTCCCTTGTTTATGAGGCCGAGGTGAGACTCCAGGACCCCGTTTACGGCTGCATTGGGGCGATAGCCTCATTGCAGCACAAGATGGTGGAGCTACAGCATGATCTGATCCTTGCACGAGCACGTCTTGCTTGTTATGTTGATCAGCAACAGCGGCACTCTGACTCGTTTTTCGATATTGATCATGTTAATATGGCTCCTCTTGTAGACATCCAAGAGCCTAGTGCTGGCGTTGTCGATGCTTTCGACTACAATGCTTTGCCGTTTGATCAATTTAGTCCATTCCAGTTTCCATAA